From a single Aquincola tertiaricarbonis genomic region:
- a CDS encoding Bug family tripartite tricarboxylate transporter substrate binding protein gives MSFSPIRRRLMSALLALAAVPAAWAQGPAYPSRPVTVIVPFAAGGSVDAAARLVLQRLGERMKQTFVIENVAGAAGTIGTLRAVRARADGYTLLFAVASPITVAPLVSPALVKYDALRDLAPVAQVASSPFVLVGSPRLAANGTGPLLALARQQAGKLSYGTDGVGTSMHVTVSLIEQQAGVELMHVPYRSGPQVLTELASGLIDLAVMPVTLAQPFIKDGKVKAYGVTSRQRWASLPEVPALAETPELKNVAVESWYGLFAPAATDAALVDRLSREVSAALAEPELQQRLTDAGLKPAAQGPAQFAATLKAEKQALGAVVARAGIKTE, from the coding sequence ATGTCCTTCTCACCGATCCGTCGCCGCTTGATGTCCGCCCTGCTGGCCCTGGCCGCAGTGCCTGCCGCCTGGGCCCAGGGCCCGGCCTATCCTAGCCGGCCGGTCACCGTGATCGTGCCCTTCGCGGCCGGCGGCAGCGTGGACGCCGCGGCCCGCCTGGTGCTGCAGCGCCTGGGCGAACGCATGAAGCAGACCTTCGTGATCGAGAACGTGGCCGGCGCGGCAGGCACCATCGGCACGCTGCGCGCGGTGCGGGCACGGGCCGACGGCTACACGCTGCTGTTCGCGGTGGCCAGCCCCATCACCGTGGCGCCGCTGGTCTCGCCCGCGCTGGTGAAGTACGACGCGCTGCGCGACCTGGCGCCGGTGGCCCAGGTGGCCAGCTCGCCCTTCGTGCTGGTGGGCAGCCCGCGGCTGGCGGCCAACGGCACCGGCCCGCTGCTGGCGCTGGCCCGCCAGCAGGCCGGCAAGCTGAGCTACGGCACCGACGGCGTGGGCACCAGCATGCACGTGACGGTGTCGCTCATCGAGCAGCAGGCCGGCGTGGAGTTGATGCACGTGCCCTACCGCTCGGGCCCGCAGGTGCTCACCGAGCTGGCCTCCGGCCTGATCGACCTCGCGGTGATGCCGGTGACGCTGGCCCAGCCCTTCATCAAGGACGGCAAGGTCAAGGCCTATGGCGTCACCTCGCGCCAGCGCTGGGCTTCGCTGCCCGAGGTGCCCGCGCTGGCTGAGACGCCGGAGCTGAAGAACGTGGCGGTGGAAAGCTGGTACGGCCTCTTCGCGCCGGCAGCCACTGACGCAGCGCTGGTGGACCGGCTGTCGCGCGAGGTGTCCGCGGCGCTGGCCGAACCCGAGCTGCAGCAGCGCCTGACCGACGCCGGCCTCAAGCCCGCGGCCCAGGGTCCGGCGCAGTTCGCGGCCACGCTCAAGGCCGAGAAGCAGGCCCTGGGCGCCGTGGTGGCCCGCGCCGGGATCAAGACCGAATGA
- a CDS encoding TSUP family transporter translates to MTLLLAGALVLLAGAAIGATAIGGVLVVPALTGVAGLPVGTAIAASSFGFLLTGLLGWRRLPGAQAAGDSPHTAWWPLHLAALAGAAGGALLVHQVPPGAVRLWVAALAAGSGLHTLWLLRRPPAAARPPLGPLALVLVGAAVGCGSALSGTGGPVLLLPVLMLLGLPTLPSVAAAQAVQLPIALAASSAHALAGRLDWGLGLAVGAALLAGAWAGRQAARRLDARRLRLATALALIATGVVYAST, encoded by the coding sequence ATGACCTTGCTGCTGGCCGGCGCGCTGGTGCTGCTGGCGGGCGCCGCGATCGGCGCCACCGCCATCGGCGGTGTGCTGGTGGTGCCGGCCCTCACCGGCGTGGCGGGGCTGCCGGTGGGCACCGCCATCGCGGCATCCAGCTTCGGCTTCCTGCTCACCGGCCTGCTGGGCTGGCGCCGCCTGCCCGGCGCCCAGGCCGCGGGTGACAGTCCCCATACCGCCTGGTGGCCGCTGCACCTGGCGGCGCTCGCCGGCGCGGCCGGCGGTGCGCTGCTGGTGCACCAGGTGCCGCCGGGCGCGGTGCGGCTGTGGGTGGCGGCGCTGGCCGCCGGCTCCGGCCTGCACACCTTGTGGCTGCTGCGCCGGCCGCCGGCGGCGGCCCGGCCACCGCTGGGCCCGCTGGCGCTGGTGCTGGTGGGCGCGGCGGTGGGCTGCGGCTCGGCCCTGTCGGGCACCGGCGGGCCGGTGCTGCTGCTGCCGGTGCTGATGCTGCTGGGCCTGCCCACGCTGCCCAGCGTGGCCGCGGCGCAGGCGGTGCAGCTGCCCATCGCGCTGGCCGCCAGCAGTGCCCATGCGCTGGCCGGCCGGCTGGACTGGGGCCTGGGCCTGGCCGTGGGGGCCGCGCTGCTGGCCGGCGCCTGGGCCGGCCGCCAGGCCGCCCGGCGCCTGGACGCGCGCCGCCTGCGGCTGGCCACCGCACTGGCGCTGATTGCCACTGGAGTTGTCTATGCAAGTACCTGA
- a CDS encoding amidohydrolase family protein produces the protein MQVPENTLRQPRYLLAPALTWLEPKGATPGQGVVVADGHFTDVGPLAEVQARHPDLVPQALPDRLLMPGFIDTHHHLTQSFGKSLAFGEPSEIFRRIWVPLEQHLQPHDLYLSAKLAALEALRGGFTTVCDAGTRSPHGLQAIALAAEEAGLRCVLARTCNDGGNDGDSDEATRRDLLRDAETHLAQWQHHPLVHGSLAISVPEAATDAMLGRVAALCHEAGVVMQVHANEHLASVERSLVDRGLRPIGHLDRAGALGPQTLIAHATLVTPDELLRLRDTGTAVAYNPVASAWKGNAVAPALMMRALGIRLGLGTDGTRSDAFRLLDAAETAQRLVHGLAVGDSSCGAGWTWLQAATSGGAEACGLGQRTGRIATGLAADFLLLDLDVPELAPSWDLGWELVRLAHRGQIEAVVVAGLLRLWQGWPTDWNARALMREVRAVAAQAVAEAPIQRVHPVSAEHRLGNS, from the coding sequence ATGCAAGTACCTGAAAACACCCTGCGCCAGCCGCGCTACCTGCTGGCCCCCGCCCTCACCTGGCTGGAACCCAAAGGCGCCACACCCGGGCAGGGCGTGGTGGTGGCAGATGGCCACTTCACCGACGTCGGCCCGCTGGCCGAGGTGCAGGCCCGCCACCCCGATCTGGTGCCGCAGGCGCTGCCCGACCGGCTGCTGATGCCGGGCTTCATCGACACGCACCACCACCTCACGCAGTCGTTCGGCAAGTCGCTGGCCTTCGGCGAACCGTCGGAGATCTTCCGCCGCATCTGGGTGCCGCTGGAGCAGCACCTGCAGCCGCACGACCTGTACCTCTCGGCCAAGCTGGCCGCGCTGGAGGCGCTGCGCGGCGGCTTCACCACCGTGTGCGACGCCGGCACCCGTTCGCCCCATGGGCTGCAGGCCATCGCGCTGGCGGCCGAGGAAGCGGGGCTGCGCTGCGTGCTGGCACGCACCTGCAATGACGGCGGCAACGACGGCGACAGCGACGAAGCCACCCGCCGCGACCTCCTGCGTGATGCCGAGACGCACCTGGCGCAATGGCAGCACCACCCGCTGGTGCACGGCTCGCTGGCCATCTCGGTGCCCGAGGCGGCCACCGATGCCATGCTGGGCCGCGTCGCCGCGTTGTGCCACGAGGCCGGCGTGGTGATGCAGGTGCATGCCAACGAGCACCTGGCCTCGGTGGAACGCTCGCTGGTCGACCGTGGGTTGCGGCCCATCGGCCACCTGGACCGGGCCGGCGCGCTGGGCCCGCAGACCTTGATCGCCCATGCCACGCTGGTGACGCCCGACGAGCTGCTGCGGCTGCGCGACACCGGCACCGCCGTGGCCTACAACCCGGTGGCCAGCGCCTGGAAGGGCAATGCGGTGGCACCGGCGCTGATGATGCGGGCGCTGGGCATCCGCCTGGGCCTGGGCACCGACGGCACGCGCAGCGACGCCTTCCGGCTGCTGGACGCAGCTGAAACCGCGCAGCGTCTGGTGCACGGCCTGGCGGTGGGCGATTCGTCCTGCGGCGCCGGCTGGACCTGGCTGCAGGCCGCCACCTCGGGCGGCGCCGAGGCCTGCGGCCTGGGCCAGCGCACCGGCCGCATCGCCACCGGGCTGGCGGCCGACTTCCTGCTGCTGGACCTGGACGTGCCCGAGCTGGCGCCTTCCTGGGACCTGGGCTGGGAGTTGGTGCGCCTGGCCCACCGCGGCCAGATCGAGGCGGTGGTGGTGGCCGGCCTGCTGCGACTGTGGCAGGGTTGGCCCACCGACTGGAACGCCCGCGCGTTGATGCGCGAAGTGCGCGCGGTGGCTGCACAGGCCGTGGCCGAAGCGCCGATCCAGCGGGTGCATCCGGTCTCGGCCGAGCACCGGCTGGGCAACAGCTAG
- a CDS encoding cyanophycinase, with protein sequence MQRRQWLVYATSAVAASPVAARPVPVAALPGPVGRPGALMLIGGAEDRQGDRLVLRRFVSLCRSPAPRVAVLPSASAYPEAAARRYEAVLAALGVAQQVVVHPATREDAGRMELVAQVATADGILITGGDQRRLTEIVGGTPLEQAIHQAFMNGACVAGTSAGAAVMSARMLWARSLTEGFGLLPQVIVDQHFTERRRLPRLLRALSRHPDHIGVGVDEDTALVLRRGQGAEVVGSGSVTIVDPRAVQGAIDGLEPDALMQVPGLRVLRLQSQGPVDPQVARLLG encoded by the coding sequence ATGCAGCGTCGTCAGTGGCTTGTCTATGCAACCTCGGCCGTGGCCGCCAGCCCGGTGGCCGCGCGCCCCGTGCCGGTGGCGGCGCTGCCCGGCCCGGTGGGCCGCCCCGGCGCGCTGATGCTGATCGGCGGTGCCGAAGACCGCCAGGGCGACCGGCTGGTGCTGCGGCGCTTCGTCTCGCTGTGCCGCAGCCCGGCGCCGCGGGTGGCGGTGCTGCCATCGGCCAGCGCCTACCCCGAGGCCGCCGCCCGCCGCTACGAAGCCGTGCTGGCTGCGCTGGGCGTGGCCCAGCAGGTGGTGGTGCACCCCGCCACCCGTGAAGACGCCGGCCGCATGGAACTGGTGGCGCAGGTGGCCACGGCCGACGGCATCCTGATCACCGGCGGCGACCAGCGGCGCCTGACCGAGATCGTCGGCGGCACGCCGCTGGAGCAGGCCATCCACCAGGCCTTCATGAATGGCGCCTGCGTGGCCGGCACCAGCGCCGGTGCGGCGGTGATGTCGGCGCGCATGCTGTGGGCGCGCAGCCTGACCGAAGGCTTCGGCCTGCTGCCGCAGGTCATTGTCGACCAGCACTTCACCGAGCGGCGGCGCCTGCCGCGCCTGCTGCGCGCGCTGAGCCGCCACCCCGACCACATCGGCGTGGGTGTGGACGAGGACACCGCGCTGGTGCTGCGCCGCGGCCAGGGCGCCGAGGTGGTGGGCAGCGGCTCGGTGACCATCGTCGACCCGCGGGCGGTGCAGGGCGCGATCGACGGCCTGGAGCCCGATGCGCTGATGCAGGTGCCCGGCCTGCGGGTGCTGCGGCTGCAGAGCCAGGGCCCGGTCGATCCGCAGGTGGCGCGGCTGCTGGGCTAG
- a CDS encoding response regulator, producing MNPPTNAASILVVEDEDDIRRFVRLALQAEGHGVHEAATLQRGLIEAGTRRPDLLVVDLGLPDGDGVSLISELRSWSAAPVIVLSARSAEADKIRALDAGADDYLVKPFGAGELLARVRAQLRRRPQAAAGAEAEPVLRFGEVVVDLARRVVERAGQPLHLTPIEYKLLLHLATQPDRVITHQQLLKAVWGPGHAEDLHYVRVHMANLRKKVEARPSMPVHLLTEAGVGYRFVP from the coding sequence ATGAACCCACCCACCAACGCCGCCAGCATCCTGGTGGTGGAAGACGAGGACGACATCCGCCGCTTCGTGCGGCTGGCGCTGCAGGCCGAAGGCCACGGCGTGCACGAGGCCGCCACGCTGCAGCGCGGGCTGATCGAGGCCGGCACCCGCCGCCCCGACCTGCTGGTGGTCGACCTGGGCCTGCCCGATGGCGACGGCGTGTCGCTGATCAGCGAGCTGCGCAGCTGGTCGGCCGCGCCGGTCATCGTGCTGTCCGCCCGCAGCGCCGAAGCGGACAAGATCCGCGCGCTGGACGCCGGTGCCGACGACTACCTGGTCAAGCCCTTCGGCGCCGGCGAGTTGCTGGCCCGGGTGCGGGCCCAGCTGCGGCGCCGCCCGCAGGCGGCTGCGGGGGCCGAGGCGGAGCCGGTGCTGCGCTTCGGCGAGGTGGTGGTTGACCTGGCCCGCCGTGTGGTTGAAAGGGCCGGCCAACCGCTGCACCTGACGCCGATCGAGTACAAGTTGCTCCTCCACCTGGCCACGCAGCCCGATCGGGTGATCACCCACCAGCAGCTGCTCAAGGCGGTGTGGGGCCCCGGCCATGCCGAAGACCTGCACTACGTGCGGGTGCACATGGCCAACCTGCGCAAGAAGGTGGAAGCCCGTCCTTCGATGCCCGTCCACCTGCTCACGGAGGCCGGCGTCGGTTACCGGTTCGTTCCTTGA
- a CDS encoding DUF4118 domain-containing protein produces MPWSTDAPPTPPAGLRRAPAWRGYLEATLACSITALAGFPLLQVLEPTNIAMLFLLGVVAVAWRHGRGPAVLAAVLGVALFDLFFVAPRFSFAVSDAQYLVTFGVMLLVGLLIGQLMAGLRAHAEAASGREQRMAGLYAMARELSGALQPQQVAEIGARFIELELGRGSAVLVPGPEGGLHTLPGAGAEVDAGLAQWAFDHAEPAGPGTATLPGAACLVLPLRAPMGLRGLLAVATGGQAPAEEPRRLLEACASLLALSLERIHYVEVAQATTLQIESERLRNSLLSAISHDLRTPLAGLVGLADTLEPQSAQADAIRASARRMAALVDNLLDMARLQAGSVQLRRAWMPLDEVIGSALAACAGPLAGRPVDVQLPDDLPLLHLDPVLFERVLVNLFENAAKYTPAGSGLRVHAEAWPAEVLLRVDDHGPGLPPGQEARLFEKFERGQKESATPGVGLGLAICRAIVQAHGGRISAGNHGHGARFTLVLPRGTPPQDDGSGQPLSTLYDHTA; encoded by the coding sequence ATGCCGTGGTCCACCGATGCCCCTCCCACGCCGCCCGCCGGCCTGCGGCGTGCGCCTGCCTGGCGCGGTTACCTGGAAGCCACGCTGGCCTGCAGCATCACGGCGCTGGCGGGCTTTCCGCTGCTGCAGGTGCTGGAGCCCACCAACATCGCGATGCTGTTCCTGCTGGGCGTGGTGGCCGTGGCCTGGCGCCATGGCCGCGGGCCGGCGGTGCTGGCGGCGGTGCTGGGCGTGGCCTTATTCGACCTCTTCTTCGTGGCGCCGCGCTTTTCGTTCGCGGTGAGCGATGCGCAGTACCTCGTCACCTTCGGCGTGATGCTGCTGGTGGGCCTGCTGATCGGCCAGCTGATGGCCGGGCTGCGCGCCCATGCCGAGGCCGCCAGCGGGCGTGAGCAGCGCATGGCCGGCCTGTATGCGATGGCGCGTGAGCTGTCGGGCGCACTGCAGCCGCAGCAGGTGGCCGAGATCGGCGCCCGCTTCATCGAGTTGGAGCTGGGCCGCGGCAGCGCGGTGCTGGTGCCCGGCCCGGAGGGTGGCCTGCACACCTTGCCCGGCGCCGGGGCCGAGGTGGATGCGGGCCTGGCGCAATGGGCCTTCGACCATGCCGAGCCGGCCGGCCCCGGCACCGCGACGCTGCCCGGCGCCGCCTGCCTGGTGCTGCCGCTGCGGGCGCCCATGGGCCTGCGCGGCCTGCTGGCGGTGGCCACCGGCGGCCAGGCGCCGGCCGAGGAGCCACGCCGCCTGCTGGAGGCCTGCGCCTCGCTGCTGGCCTTGTCGCTGGAACGCATCCATTACGTGGAAGTGGCCCAGGCCACCACGCTGCAGATCGAGTCGGAGCGGCTGCGCAATTCGCTGCTGTCGGCCATCTCGCACGACCTGCGCACGCCGCTGGCCGGCCTGGTGGGCCTGGCCGACACGCTGGAGCCACAGTCGGCCCAGGCCGATGCCATTCGCGCCTCGGCCCGCCGCATGGCGGCGCTGGTGGACAACCTGCTGGACATGGCCCGGCTGCAGGCCGGCAGCGTGCAGCTGCGCCGCGCCTGGATGCCGCTGGACGAGGTGATCGGCAGCGCGCTGGCGGCCTGCGCCGGGCCGCTGGCCGGCCGGCCGGTCGATGTCCAGCTGCCCGACGACCTGCCGCTGCTGCACCTGGACCCGGTGCTGTTCGAGCGCGTGCTGGTCAACCTGTTCGAGAACGCCGCCAAGTACACGCCGGCCGGCAGCGGCCTGCGGGTGCATGCCGAGGCCTGGCCGGCCGAGGTGCTGCTGAGGGTGGACGACCACGGCCCCGGCCTGCCGCCCGGGCAGGAGGCGCGGCTCTTCGAGAAGTTCGAGCGCGGCCAGAAGGAAAGCGCCACGCCCGGCGTGGGCCTGGGCCTGGCCATCTGCCGCGCCATCGTGCAGGCGCATGGTGGCCGCATCAGCGCCGGCAACCACGGGCATGGCGCCCGCTTCACCCTCGTGCTGCCGCGCGGCACGCCGCCGCAGGACGACGGCAGCGGCCAGCCGCTGTCCACGCTCTACGATCACACCGCATGA
- a CDS encoding MFS transporter: MPGSPSTPLHPVRRRVAYGLVGFIVSLTGGLGNALVTANLQNLQGALGAYAVEVAWLPAAYVMTNVSMNLLLVKFRQEFGLRLFTEVFLVLYALVAFAHLFVNDLSSAIAVRAAHGMTGAALTSLGLYYTLQAFPAAHRMKGLAVALGLSSLALPLARLLPASLLEVAEWRGLSLFELGLTLLALGCVLLLKLPPGDRYKTFEKTDFLTFMLFAPGMALLCAVLALGRTVWWFEAPWLGWSLAGAIVLLTAALYLEHHRQNPLINTRWWGSADMLRLFLVMVLVRIVLSEQSVGAVGFLQALGMSNDQMRPMFAAVLAGTAAGIVTSALTIHPQRLTAPLVVALLAMMAGALIDVGATAQTRAVQMLGSQFLLAFGSTLFLAPALISRMGAVIAQPRNLVSFSVLFGISQNLGGLLGSALLGTVQTVREKFHSSQIAEQLSQLEPLVTARLQGGATAYGRVLADPVLRGAQGRSALAATATREANVLAYNDVFLLIAAIAAATLLFVLCHALWARMNRPPT, from the coding sequence ATGCCGGGGTCGCCCTCGACCCCGCTGCACCCGGTGCGCCGCCGCGTGGCCTATGGCCTGGTCGGCTTCATCGTCTCGCTCACCGGTGGGCTGGGCAATGCGCTGGTGACCGCCAACCTGCAGAACCTGCAGGGCGCCCTGGGCGCCTACGCGGTGGAAGTGGCCTGGCTGCCCGCGGCGTATGTGATGACCAACGTCTCGATGAACCTGCTGCTGGTGAAGTTCCGGCAGGAGTTCGGGCTGCGGCTGTTCACCGAGGTGTTCCTGGTGCTGTACGCACTGGTGGCCTTTGCGCACCTGTTCGTCAACGACCTGTCGTCGGCCATCGCGGTGCGGGCCGCCCACGGCATGACGGGCGCGGCCCTCACCTCGCTGGGGCTGTACTACACGCTGCAGGCTTTTCCGGCGGCGCACCGCATGAAGGGGCTGGCGGTGGCGCTGGGCCTGTCGTCGCTGGCGCTGCCGCTGGCGCGGCTGCTGCCGGCCAGCCTGCTGGAGGTGGCGGAGTGGCGCGGCCTGTCGCTCTTCGAGCTGGGCCTCACGCTGCTGGCCCTGGGCTGCGTGCTGCTGCTCAAGCTGCCGCCGGGTGACCGCTACAAGACCTTCGAGAAGACCGACTTCCTCACCTTCATGCTGTTTGCGCCGGGCATGGCACTGCTGTGCGCGGTGCTGGCGCTGGGCCGCACCGTGTGGTGGTTCGAGGCACCTTGGCTGGGCTGGTCGCTGGCCGGCGCCATCGTGCTGCTGACGGCGGCGCTGTACCTCGAGCACCACCGCCAGAACCCGTTGATCAACACCCGCTGGTGGGGCAGCGCCGACATGCTGCGCCTGTTCCTGGTGATGGTGCTGGTGCGCATCGTGCTGTCCGAGCAGTCGGTGGGCGCGGTGGGCTTTCTGCAGGCGCTGGGCATGAGCAACGACCAGATGCGGCCGATGTTCGCCGCGGTGCTGGCCGGCACGGCAGCGGGCATCGTCACCAGCGCGCTCACCATCCACCCGCAGCGGCTGACCGCGCCGCTGGTGGTGGCCCTGCTGGCGATGATGGCCGGCGCGCTGATCGACGTGGGCGCCACCGCGCAGACGCGCGCGGTGCAGATGCTGGGCAGCCAGTTCCTGCTGGCCTTCGGCAGCACGCTGTTCCTGGCGCCGGCGCTCATCTCGCGCATGGGCGCGGTGATTGCGCAGCCGCGCAACCTGGTGAGCTTCTCGGTGCTCTTCGGCATCAGCCAGAACCTGGGCGGGTTGCTCGGCTCGGCGCTGCTGGGCACGGTGCAGACGGTGCGCGAGAAGTTCCACAGCAGCCAGATCGCCGAGCAGCTGAGCCAGCTGGAACCGCTGGTCACGGCCCGGCTGCAGGGCGGTGCCACCGCCTACGGCCGGGTGCTGGCCGACCCGGTGCTGCGCGGCGCCCAGGGCCGCAGCGCGCTGGCCGCCACCGCCACGCGCGAAGCCAATGTGCTGGCCTACAACGACGTCTTCCTGCTGATCGCGGCGATTGCCGCGGCCACGCTGCTGTTTGTGCTCTGCCATGCGCTGTGGGCACGGATGAATCGACCCCCGACATGA
- a CDS encoding HlyD family secretion protein: MSSPPPPSTPAPPPLPPTVGPAENRRRLRSAMLFGLVALLGVVVVLYAWRLPPFTTPVQSTENAMVRGQVTLIAPQLSGYVVEVPVQDFQQVQRGQLLVKIDDRIYRQRVAQAEAQLAAARANLSNAAQQKRSAQASISQGEAGIANARAQAVKAEADLSRIEALVADGSLSLRERDQARAARAQAVAATEQARAALAIAQENLRSVGVNRGALEAAVGNAEAALQLARIDLANTEVHAPVDGQLGQVAVRVGAYVNAGTQLTAVVPPQLWVVANLKETQMARVTPGQPASFVVDALDHARLRGRVERISPATGSEFSVITPDNATGNFVKIAQRIPVRIAIDADQPLAARLRPGMSVVVSIDTAASAPRP, encoded by the coding sequence ATGAGCTCACCCCCGCCCCCTTCCACACCCGCCCCGCCGCCCCTGCCACCCACCGTGGGCCCGGCCGAGAACCGGCGGCGCCTGCGCTCGGCCATGCTGTTCGGGCTGGTCGCGCTGCTGGGCGTGGTGGTGGTGCTGTATGCCTGGCGCCTGCCACCCTTCACCACGCCGGTGCAAAGCACCGAGAACGCGATGGTGCGCGGCCAGGTGACGCTGATCGCGCCGCAGCTCTCGGGCTATGTGGTCGAGGTGCCGGTGCAGGACTTCCAGCAGGTGCAGCGCGGCCAGCTGCTGGTCAAGATCGACGACCGCATCTACCGCCAGCGGGTGGCGCAGGCCGAGGCTCAACTGGCAGCGGCCCGCGCCAACCTCAGCAATGCCGCACAGCAAAAGCGCAGCGCGCAGGCCAGCATCAGCCAGGGTGAGGCCGGCATCGCCAACGCCCGCGCCCAGGCGGTGAAGGCCGAGGCCGACCTGTCCCGCATCGAGGCGCTGGTGGCCGACGGCTCGCTGTCGCTGCGTGAGCGCGACCAGGCCCGCGCCGCGCGTGCGCAGGCCGTGGCCGCCACCGAGCAGGCGCGGGCCGCGCTGGCCATCGCGCAGGAGAACCTGCGCAGCGTGGGCGTGAACCGCGGTGCGCTCGAGGCCGCGGTGGGCAATGCCGAAGCCGCGCTGCAACTGGCCCGCATCGACCTGGCCAACACCGAGGTGCATGCGCCGGTGGACGGCCAGCTGGGCCAGGTGGCGGTGCGCGTGGGTGCCTACGTGAACGCGGGCACCCAGCTCACGGCCGTGGTGCCGCCGCAGCTGTGGGTGGTGGCCAACCTGAAGGAAACGCAGATGGCTCGCGTGACGCCCGGCCAGCCCGCCAGCTTCGTGGTGGATGCGCTGGACCATGCACGGCTGCGCGGCCGCGTCGAGCGCATCTCGCCCGCCACCGGCTCGGAGTTCAGCGTCATCACACCCGACAACGCCACCGGCAACTTCGTGAAGATCGCGCAGCGCATCCCGGTGCGCATTGCCATCGACGCCGACCAGCCGCTGGCCGCGCGGCTGCGGCCGGGCATGTCGGTGGTGGTGAGCATCGACACCGCCGCTTCGGCCCCGCGGCCATGA
- a CDS encoding efflux transporter outer membrane subunit, which produces MKRRSMPMAQRAGATLLTAALLAGCALPPQPPPTPTLQVPTDWHSSAPAATQGAVQPGWWQAFGDPALDGLVQTALAANTDLRVARARIAEYQARLIVAQAAQWPALNASFSPTRARSRTASGAFAEGTVLQLGAQASYELDLWGRIDRLGESAAADLQAQQAAADAAALSVAATVASGYLNLRGLDAQLALAQATLRSREESLQRARHLFETGYSSRLEWVQAEAEWRAAAAAVPALQRSIAQQENALALLLARNPGPLDRGRPLEALAAPPVDPGLPSTLLRRRPDIRQAEQRVAAADASLAAARDLLLPTVQLNLSATLQGNSLHQLLDAPARLWSLGGSILAPVLQGGRLRAGTEVAAALRDQAVFGYEQTVRNAFGEVENALVAVDALGAQAEQAQGRAEVAGEVLRIARNRQRNGYASYLEELDAQRTQYAAQQSLLQLRAAQLQAHVDLYRALGGGWQAP; this is translated from the coding sequence ATGAAGCGCCGCTCCATGCCCATGGCGCAGCGCGCGGGGGCCACCCTGCTGACCGCCGCGCTGCTGGCCGGCTGCGCATTGCCGCCTCAGCCGCCGCCTACCCCCACGCTGCAGGTGCCGACGGACTGGCATTCGTCGGCCCCGGCCGCCACGCAAGGCGCGGTGCAACCCGGCTGGTGGCAGGCTTTCGGCGACCCCGCCCTGGATGGCCTGGTGCAGACCGCGCTGGCCGCCAACACCGACCTGCGTGTGGCCCGTGCCCGCATTGCCGAATACCAGGCGCGGCTGATCGTCGCGCAAGCTGCCCAGTGGCCCGCGCTGAATGCCAGCTTCTCGCCCACCCGCGCCCGCAGCCGCACGGCCAGCGGCGCGTTCGCCGAAGGCACCGTGCTGCAGCTGGGCGCGCAGGCCAGCTACGAGCTGGACCTGTGGGGCCGGATCGACCGGCTGGGCGAATCCGCCGCGGCCGATCTGCAGGCCCAGCAGGCCGCGGCCGACGCGGCGGCACTGTCGGTGGCGGCCACCGTGGCCAGCGGCTACCTGAACCTGCGCGGGCTGGATGCGCAACTGGCGCTGGCCCAGGCCACGCTGCGCTCACGCGAAGAATCGCTGCAGCGCGCCCGCCACCTGTTCGAGACCGGCTACAGCTCGCGCCTGGAATGGGTGCAGGCCGAGGCCGAATGGCGGGCCGCCGCGGCCGCGGTGCCGGCCCTGCAACGCAGCATCGCCCAGCAGGAAAACGCGCTGGCCTTGCTGCTGGCCCGCAACCCCGGCCCGTTGGACCGTGGCCGGCCACTGGAAGCGCTGGCAGCCCCGCCGGTGGACCCCGGCCTGCCTTCCACGCTGCTGCGCCGCCGCCCCGACATCCGCCAGGCCGAGCAGCGCGTGGCCGCCGCCGATGCCAGCCTGGCCGCCGCGCGCGACCTGCTGCTGCCGACGGTGCAGCTCAACCTCTCGGCCACGCTGCAGGGCAACAGCCTGCACCAGCTGCTGGACGCGCCGGCACGGCTGTGGAGCCTGGGCGGCAGCATCCTGGCGCCGGTGCTGCAGGGCGGCCGTCTGCGCGCCGGCACCGAGGTGGCCGCCGCGCTGCGCGACCAGGCGGTGTTCGGCTACGAGCAGACGGTGCGCAATGCCTTCGGCGAGGTGGAAAACGCACTGGTGGCGGTGGACGCGCTGGGCGCCCAGGCCGAGCAGGCCCAGGGCCGCGCCGAAGTGGCTGGCGAGGTGCTGCGCATCGCGCGCAACCGCCAGCGCAACGGCTATGCCTCGTACCTGGAAGAGCTGGATGCGCAGCGCACGCAGTACGCCGCGCAGCAAAGCCTGCTGCAGTTGCGGGCCGCGCAGCTGCAGGCCCATGTGGACCTGTACCGCGCGCTGGGCGGCGGCTGGCAGGCACCCTGA
- a CDS encoding general stress protein — translation MSRTVIGVFDRPEGVDRAQHTLQAAGFDERQIHVTGRPGGSTVGATHNEEGVMSSVRSFLADLFSQPDSEPETARYAQAMRLGWTLVKVEAQDQQVDAAALALKQAGAVDIEAKAQEWRADGWSEGLATPRATGAAPNGDPVDPRP, via the coding sequence ATGAGCCGCACCGTCATCGGCGTGTTCGACCGACCTGAAGGCGTGGACCGCGCCCAGCACACGCTGCAGGCCGCCGGCTTCGACGAACGCCAGATCCATGTCACCGGCCGCCCTGGCGGCAGCACCGTGGGCGCCACCCACAACGAAGAAGGCGTGATGAGCAGCGTGCGCAGCTTCCTGGCCGACCTGTTCAGCCAGCCCGACAGCGAACCCGAGACGGCGCGCTATGCACAGGCCATGCGTCTGGGCTGGACGCTGGTGAAGGTGGAGGCGCAGGACCAGCAGGTGGACGCCGCCGCGCTGGCACTGAAGCAGGCGGGCGCGGTGGACATCGAAGCCAAGGCCCAGGAGTGGCGTGCCGACGGCTGGAGCGAAGGCCTGGCCACGCCGCGGGCCACCGGTGCGGCGCCCAACGGCGACCCCGTGGACCCGCGACCCTGA